A genomic window from Gossypium hirsutum isolate 1008001.06 chromosome D12, Gossypium_hirsutum_v2.1, whole genome shotgun sequence includes:
- the LOC107945188 gene encoding leucine-rich repeat receptor-like serine/threonine-protein kinase BAM3, producing the protein MVPLIVLTLFSLLSTTCSTSLVNDFHVLVKLKKGFQFPEPLLSSWNSSNPSSVCSWAGIECAWGRVVSLDLTYMNMCGSVSPQISRLDRLTNLSLACNNFTGSIEMANLSDLRFLNISNNQFNGHLDWNYASISNLEVLDAYNNNFTALLPLGIVGLKKLKYLDLGGNYFHGKIPPSYGTLVGLEYLSLARNDLEGKIPGELGKLIKLREIYLGYYNVFEGSIPLELGNLVNLVHMDLSSCELDGPIPQELGNLQLLDTLYLHLNQLSGPIPKQLGNLTNLVNLDLSHNALTREIPSELVNLKQLRLFNLFMNRLHGSIPDYVADLPNLETLGLWMNSFTGVIPENLGQNGKLQLLDLSSNKLTGTIPRDLCASNQLRVLVLMKNFLFGTIPEGLERCYSLSRVRLGQNYLNGSIPNGFIYLPELNLVELQNNYLTGTLSENRNSSLKPVKLGLLNLSNNLLSGPLPYSFSNFTSLEILLLGGNQFSGPIPASLGELRQVLKLDLSRNLLSGIIPPVIGNCVHLTYLDMSRNNLSGSIPPEISNVHILSYLNVSRNHFCQAIPRSIGSMKSLTVADFSFNDFSGKLPESGQFAVFNASSFAGNPQLCGSLLKNPCNFSAITRAPRKAPRNFKLIFTLGLLICSLIFATAAIIKAKSFKKNGTDSWKMTTFQKLEFAAADILECIKDGNVIGRGGAGIVYHGKMPNGTEIAVKKLLGFGTSNHDHGFRAEIQTLGNIRHRNIVRLLAFCSNKETNLLVYEYMSNGSLGEVLHGKKGAFLGWNLRCKIAAEAAKGLCYLHHDCSPLIIHRDVKSNNILLNSTFEAHVADFGLAKFLIDGAASECMSAIAGSYGYIAPEYAYTLRVDEKSDVYSFGVVLLELITGRRPVGGFSEGVDIVQWVKGVTKCRREVIGIVDPRLASVPKDEAMLLLFIAMLCVQENSIERPTMREVVQMQWEFPRHSLKYQSSSSFIQYQQENLEEYQKS; encoded by the exons ATGGTCCCTCTCATTGTTTTGACACTCTTCTCTCTTCTAAGCACCACTTGTTCAACTTCATTAGTTAATGACTTTCATGTCTTGGTCAAGCTCAAGAAAGGGTTTCAGTTCCCTGAACCTCTCTTAAGCTCGTGGAATTCTTCGAACCCAAGTTCGGTTTGTTCTTGGGCTGGAATAGAATGCGCCTGGGGGCGAGTTGTTTCATTGGACTTGACATATATGAATATGTGCGGCTCTGTTTCACCTCAGATTTCGAGACTTGATAGGCTAACCAACCTCTCTCTTGCATGTAACAACTTCACTGGCAGCATTGAGATGGCAAATTTAAGTGACCTTCGATTTCTTAACATTTCAAACAACCAGTTCAATGGTCACCTGGATTGGAACTATGCAAGTATCAGCAATCTGGAAGTACTTGATGCTTATAATAATAACTTCACTGCTTTACTGCCACTTGGGATTGTTGGCTTGAAGAAGCTCAAGTACTTGGACCTTGGTGGAAATTATTTCCATGGCAAAATTCCACCAAGCTATGGAACACTAGTGGGATTGGAGTATCTTTCGTTAGCCAGAAATGATCTTGAGGGAAAAATCCCTGGTGAGTTAGGCAAGCTCATAAAGCTGAGAGAGATTTACTTGGGGTATTACAATGTTTTCGAAGGAAGTATCCCTTTGGAGTTgggtaatttggtaaatttaGTTCACATGGATCTCTCAAGTTGTGAACTGGATGGTCCAATTCCTCAGGAGTTGGGAAACCTGCAGTTGCTTGATACTCTCTATCTGCATCTCAATCAACTCTCGGGTCCAATTCCTAAGCAGTTAGGCAACTTGACAAACTTGGTGAATCTTGATCTCTCCCACAATGCACTCACTAGAGAAATCCCATCTGAGTTGGTCAATCTTAAGCAGCTTAGGCTTTTCAATCTCTTCATGAACAGATTACATGGGTCTATTCCAGACTATGTAGCCGATTTGCCTAATTTGGAAACTCTGGGGCTTTGGATGAACAGCTTTACTGGTGTGATACCCGAGAATCTTGGTCAAAATGGGAAGCTGCAATTGCTCGATTTGTCCTCCAACAAGCTAACCGGTACGATCCCACGAGACTTGTGTGCTTCAAATCAGTTAAGGGTATTAGTTCTCATGAAAAATTTCCTTTTTGGGACCATTCCTGAAGGCCTGGAGAGATGTTATAGTCTCAGTAGAGTAAGGCTGGGGCAGAATTACTTGAatggtagtattccaaatggatTCATCTACCTGCCTGAGCTAAACTTAGTAGAGTTGCAGAACAATTACCTTACAGGAACATTATCTGAAAATCGGAATAGCTCCTTGAAACCTGTTAAGCTAGGCCTGCTTAATTTGTCAAACAATCTCCTTTCTGGTCCACTGCCATATTCATTTTCCAACTTCACTTCTCTTGAAATCCTTCTACTCGGTGGAAATCAGTTCTCAGGTCCAATACCAGCTTCTCTAGGTGAACTCAGGCAAGTACTGAAGCTTGATCTTAGTAGAAACTTACTTTCTGGGATTATTCCACCAGTAATTGGAAATTGTGTCCATCTAACATACCTTGATATGAGCCGGAATAACCTTTCAGGCTCAATTCCACCTGAGATTTCCAATGTCCATATCCTGAGTTACTTGAATGTATCGAGGAACCATTTTTGTCAAGCCATACCAAGAAGCATTGGTTCAATGAAAAGCCTTACAGTTGCTGATTTTTCTTTCAACGATTTCTCTGGGAAGCTGCCAGAATCCGGTCAATTTGCTGTCTTTAACGCTTCATCTTTTGCAGGCAATCCTCAACTTTGTGGTTCTCTCCTGAAAAATCCCTGCAATTTCTCTGCCATTACAAGGGCCCCCAGAAAGGCCCCTAGGAACTTTAAGTTAATCTTCACACTAGGCCTGTTAATATGCTCTCTAATATTTGCCACTGCCGCCATAATCAAGGCCAAGTCATTCAAGAAAAATGGTACGGATTCTTGGAAGATGACAACATTCCAAAAGCTGGAATTTGCAGCTGCTGACATCCTTGAATGTATTAAAGATGGAAATGTGATTGGAAGAGGAGGTGCAGGGATTGTTTATCATGGAAAAATGCCTAATGGTACAGAAATTGCAGTAAAAAAACTTCTTGGCTTTGGCACTAGTAACCATGATCACGGTTTCAGAGCAGAAATCCAGACACTTGGAAACATTAGACATAGAAACATTGTCAGGTTGCTAGCATTTTGCTCCAACAAAGAAACCAATCTCTTGGTTTATGAATACATGAGCAATGGAAGCCTTGGAGAAGTTTTACATGGGAAAAAAGGTGCATTCTTGGGATGGAACTTGAGGTGCAAAATTGCAGCCGAAGCAGCAAAAGGCCTGTGCTATCTTCACCATGATTGCTCACCATTAATCATTCATCGAGACGTAAAATCAAACAACATTTTGCTCAATTCAACCTTTGAAGCACACGTTGCTGATTTTGGATTGGCCAAGTTTTTGATCGATGGGGCTGCATCAGAGTGCATGTCAGCTATTGCAGGCTCCTATGGCTACATTGCTCCTG AATATGCATACACACTGAGAGTGGACGAGAAAAGTGATGTGTATAGTTTTGGAGTGGTACTTTTAGAGTTGATCACTGGCCGAAGGCCAGTGGGTGGATTCAGTGAAGGTGTAGATATTGTCCAATGGGTAAAAGGAGTGACAAAATGTCGAAGAGAAGTTATTGGAATTGTTGACCCAAGGCTAGCAAGTGTGCCCAAAGATGAAGCAATGCTCTTATTGTTCATTGCAATGCTATGTGTACAAGAAAATAGCATCGAACGTCCCACCATGCGAGAGGTGGTTCAAATGCAATGGGAGTTCCCTCGACATTCTCTGAAGTACCAATCTTCATCTTCATTCATTCAGTATCAACAGGAAAATCTTGAAGAATATCAGAAAAGTTAG